The following coding sequences lie in one Lolium perenne isolate Kyuss_39 chromosome 2, Kyuss_2.0, whole genome shotgun sequence genomic window:
- the LOC127335180 gene encoding agmatine deiminase translates to MAKAMAGCPAKMGFRMPAEWEPHEQCWMGWPERPDNWRENAGPARITFARTAIAISKFEPVTICASAEQYPHVHELMQHQPNIRVVEMSMNDSWFRDTGPTFVIRKGRSEIGLTEQTIAGIDWEFNAWGGLGGGCYDDWSLDRNIAKKILEIERIPRFPHKMVLEGGSIHVDGEGTCITTEECLLNPNRNPDMTRQDIENELKDFLGVTKIIWIPNGLYGDEDTNGHVDNLCCFIKPGVILLSWTDDENDPQYEISVKALSVLTQSTDAKGQHIEVVKIHVPGPLYITKEEGNGVDVTGHAVAREPGKRLAASYVNFYPANGGIIAPAFGDNQRDDEAREVLQKAFPEYEVVMVEGAREIVLGGGNIHCITQQQPARPS, encoded by the exons ATGGCGAAGGCCATGGCGGGGTGCCCGGCGAAGATGGGGTTCCGGATGCCGGCGGAGTGGGAGCCGCACGAGCAGTGCTGGATGGGCTGGCCC GAGCGTCCAGACAACTGGCGGGAGAATGCTGGTCCAGCTCGAATAACATTTGCGAGAACTGCAATTGCCATATCAAAGTTTGAGCCCGTCACCATTTGTGCAAGCGCTGAACAG TATCCTCATGTCCACGAACTGATGCAGCACCAGCCGAACATCAGGGTGGTCGAGATGAGCATGAATGATTCCTGGTTTCGTGATACTGGTCCCACT TTTGTTATCCGTAAAGGCAGATCAGAAATAGGACTCACAGAGCAAACAATAGcgggaattgattgggaatttaaCGCATGGGGAG GACTCGGTGGTGGTTGCTATGATGATTGGAGTCTGGACAGAAACATTGCCAAGAAA ATACTCGAGATTGAGAGGATCCCTAGGTTTCCACACAAGATGGTTCTTGAGGGTGGAAGCATCCATGTCGATGGAGAAG GTACATGCATTACAACGGAAGAATGCTTGTTAAACCCAAACAGAAACCCCGACATGACTAGACAAGATATAGAGAATGAATTGAAGGATTTCCTTGGAGTCACAAAGATCATTTGGATACCTAATGGACTTTACG GTGATGAGGATACAAATGGGCATGTTGACAACCTATGCTGTTTCATTAAACCTGGTGTGATCCTCTTATCATGGACTGATGATGAGAACGATCCACAGTATGAGATATCGGTTAAGGCACTGTCAGTTCTCACTCAGTCCACCGATGCAAAAGGGCAACACATAGAGGTGGTAAAGATCCACGTACCAGGGCCTCTATACATCACAAAGGAAGAGGGGAATGGTGTTGATGTAACG GGGCATGCTGTAGCTAGGGAGCCAGGCAAGAGATTGGCTGCCTCGTACGTGAACTTCTACCCTGCCAATGGTGGGATCATAGCACCTGCTTTTGGCGATAACCAGCGGGACGATGAGGCACGTGAGGTCCTCCAGAAGGCATTTCCTGAATATGAG GTTGTGATGGTGGAAGGCGCAAGAGAAATCGTGCTGGGAGGTGGAAACATACACTGCATCACACAGCAGCAGCCGGCACGCCCGTCGTAG